Proteins encoded together in one Marinobacter salsuginis window:
- a CDS encoding efflux RND transporter permease subunit: MAGLHRFTHFLHQLELWIFRNPRKVLSLIAILTLFFALRIPGLKIFTDFADLLPQQHPYIELHNSIKDDFGGANVLVVGVEFAEGDIFSNENLATIDRVTQAVDNLPGVNHNLVASVTHRNSREIWLTEVGSINSEPYYDSTRGEYSEQALSEMKAAVAANPRVYGPLVSPDFRMALVKAQLIEGKLDYEKTFAQLQQLREQEAGDDVTIYATGQPVLVGWAYTYMDQILQIFIFTVLAMLALLVFHFRKAYGVLIPLGGVLISTIWGLGIISLLGYNLDPLGLVIPFLIAARAMSHGVQLVERYYAETRELGEGPKAAKATFDSLFRPGSLGVVSDAIGLSLIAIGSIPLNTHLGIYASLWAITVVFTVLIGVPLLLSILPTPKNAEMRETALRYIGSSCSRTVTRPGRAKIVLAAAAVLMGAGVLAASNVQIGDSEPGSPILYPDHDYNISSRVVNDRFPGSEELYVIAETDEKGGLKRPEVLKALSDFQAHMLTDPGVGGSKGLPDLVKQVNRLMHNDDPRWYQIPHDQRYVGGLMFTYMASSPIPGALDEFNDTDDRVANLVFFYKDRQGETIRRAIHMAKEWIAENGDSVEGLTIRLAGGTLGVAAAMNESAFDTNMIVLPLVFLLIFAFVMLFYTSWHAGLMMLLAMLFATTLTYAYMGLYGLSIDINTVPVIAVGIGVGIDYSIYMMDRIREEMAKCGELREAVRRAIATTGMAISFTALTLMAGIIMWVIFSDLRFQSDAAMLLCVMIVINGIAAMLLVPSWVLVFKPRFITNVYADEDGILHADRQRPEPTPSPASNRQDGEGYVAGATSRA; the protein is encoded by the coding sequence ATGGCCGGACTGCACAGATTCACGCACTTCCTGCACCAGCTGGAACTCTGGATTTTCAGGAATCCTCGGAAGGTCCTGTCGCTGATCGCCATCCTGACGCTGTTTTTCGCGCTACGGATTCCGGGGCTGAAAATCTTCACGGACTTCGCCGATCTGTTGCCCCAGCAGCATCCTTACATCGAGCTGCACAACAGCATCAAGGACGATTTTGGCGGCGCCAACGTTCTGGTGGTCGGTGTTGAATTCGCCGAAGGCGACATCTTTTCCAATGAGAACCTGGCAACCATCGACCGGGTAACACAGGCGGTCGATAACCTGCCCGGCGTGAACCACAACCTGGTTGCGAGCGTTACGCACCGCAATTCCCGGGAGATCTGGCTGACTGAAGTAGGCAGCATTAACTCCGAGCCCTACTACGACTCCACCCGAGGCGAGTATTCCGAACAGGCCCTGAGTGAAATGAAGGCTGCAGTGGCCGCAAACCCAAGAGTCTATGGGCCTCTGGTGTCTCCGGATTTCAGAATGGCTCTAGTCAAAGCACAATTGATCGAAGGCAAGCTCGACTACGAGAAGACATTCGCGCAACTGCAGCAGCTCCGCGAGCAGGAGGCCGGTGACGACGTCACCATCTACGCCACAGGCCAGCCCGTACTTGTTGGCTGGGCCTACACCTACATGGACCAGATTCTGCAGATCTTCATCTTCACCGTTCTGGCCATGCTGGCACTGCTGGTTTTCCATTTCCGCAAAGCCTATGGGGTGCTGATTCCCCTGGGCGGCGTTCTGATCTCCACGATCTGGGGCCTTGGGATCATCAGCCTGCTCGGGTACAACCTGGACCCGCTCGGGCTGGTCATCCCCTTTTTGATTGCTGCCCGGGCCATGAGCCACGGTGTTCAGCTGGTAGAACGTTATTACGCAGAAACCCGCGAGCTGGGCGAGGGCCCAAAGGCCGCCAAGGCTACCTTTGACAGCCTGTTCCGCCCCGGCTCCCTGGGCGTGGTGTCTGACGCCATCGGCCTGTCACTGATCGCCATTGGCTCGATTCCCCTGAACACCCACCTGGGGATCTATGCCTCTCTCTGGGCCATCACCGTTGTCTTCACGGTTCTGATCGGTGTTCCCCTGCTGCTTTCGATCCTGCCCACACCAAAGAATGCCGAGATGCGCGAGACCGCCCTGCGCTATATCGGCAGCAGCTGCTCACGAACCGTGACTCGCCCCGGACGGGCAAAAATTGTACTGGCAGCGGCGGCAGTCTTGATGGGTGCCGGCGTCCTTGCGGCGTCCAACGTCCAGATCGGCGACTCCGAACCCGGTTCTCCGATCCTGTACCCGGACCACGATTACAACATCTCCTCCCGCGTGGTGAATGACCGCTTCCCCGGCTCCGAGGAACTGTATGTGATCGCCGAAACCGACGAGAAAGGCGGCCTCAAGCGGCCGGAAGTCCTCAAGGCACTGTCAGATTTCCAGGCCCACATGCTCACCGATCCCGGTGTTGGCGGATCCAAGGGTCTGCCCGACCTGGTAAAGCAGGTAAACCGGCTGATGCATAACGACGATCCACGCTGGTATCAGATTCCCCACGATCAGCGCTATGTGGGCGGCCTGATGTTTACCTACATGGCCTCAAGCCCGATTCCCGGCGCCCTGGATGAGTTCAATGACACCGACGACCGTGTCGCCAATCTGGTGTTCTTCTACAAGGACCGCCAGGGCGAAACCATCCGCCGGGCCATTCACATGGCCAAGGAATGGATCGCCGAAAACGGTGACAGCGTCGAGGGACTGACCATCCGGCTGGCCGGCGGAACGCTCGGCGTTGCCGCAGCCATGAACGAATCGGCGTTCGACACCAACATGATCGTGCTGCCGCTAGTGTTCCTGCTCATTTTCGCCTTCGTGATGCTGTTTTATACCTCCTGGCACGCCGGCCTGATGATGCTGTTGGCAATGCTGTTCGCCACCACCCTGACCTATGCCTACATGGGCCTGTACGGACTCAGTATCGACATCAATACCGTGCCCGTGATTGCCGTCGGCATAGGCGTCGGCATTGATTACTCCATCTACATGATGGATCGCATACGCGAGGAGATGGCCAAGTGTGGCGAGCTGCGCGAAGCGGTACGCCGGGCCATCGCCACTACCGGCATGGCCATCAGTTTCACCGCGCTCACCCTGATGGCCGGCATCATCATGTGGGTAATTTTCTCTGACCTGCGCTTCCAGTCCGACGCCGCCATGCTGCTGTGCGTGATGATCGTGATCAACGGCATCGCCGCCATGCTGCTGGTGCCCTCCTGGGTGCTGGTGTTCAAACCCCGCTTCATTACCAACGTCTACGCAGACGAAGACGGCATTCTCCATGCCGACCGTCAACGTCCCGAACCGACTCCATCACCGGCCAGCAACCGTCAGGACGGTGAAGGATACGTAGCCGGAGCAACGTCCCGGGCCTGA
- a CDS encoding 2Fe-2S iron-sulfur cluster-binding protein, giving the protein MAVFHVINRTTGDRFRCDEDQSVLKAMELVGKKCVPVGCRGGGCGFCKIRVVEGEFRCGKMSKTHCPPEALEKGEVLACRIYPRTDLMIECMPQPAAPLAEQTKTKP; this is encoded by the coding sequence ATGGCGGTATTCCATGTGATCAACCGCACGACCGGCGACCGGTTCCGGTGTGACGAGGACCAGAGTGTCCTCAAGGCCATGGAGCTGGTTGGCAAGAAGTGTGTCCCGGTGGGTTGCCGGGGCGGCGGCTGCGGGTTTTGCAAGATCCGTGTTGTTGAAGGTGAGTTCCGGTGCGGAAAGATGAGCAAGACACATTGCCCCCCGGAGGCTCTTGAAAAAGGGGAAGTCCTGGCCTGCCGGATCTACCCGAGAACCGATTTGATGATCGAGTGTATGCCGCAACCTGCAGCGCCACTCGCCGAACAGACAAAAACAAAACCGTAG
- a CDS encoding sigma-54-dependent Fis family transcriptional regulator: MAVSYKPQLSYSDFRDLKDQIQFQSTEGKIWFGEQRMLLMNLSSLAAFRREIVNSMGIERAKGFFLRLGYLSGLKDAELARKLRPHCSELDIFLAGPQLHSLKGMVKVIPLEIDLDQESGDFYGRLEWIDSWEVEICKTELGLMKEPACWVLLGYACAYTSSFMGREIIFREVSCRGCGDEKCMIEGKPAEQWKDGKEFSRYFKADPIIEELYDLQAQLNSLRSSFQRQEGQYYGIGQSASYNKVCRMIDKAAQGKVSVLLLGETGVGKEVIARSVHLRSARADGPFIAVNCAAIPPDLIEAELFGVEKGAYTGANQSREGRFERANGGTIFLDEVVELTPRAQATLLRVLQESELERVGDNRTRKVNVRVIAATNESLEQAVEDGRFRADLFYRLNVFPVRIPPLRERLEDLPLLVGHFLEKFHAQYEKRTLGLSDKALALCMNYQWPGNIRELENVIERGVILTDNNESISQDALFVSPPPSEPMPIERIDADGNVCVGQAAGKEESWSDHIINSGISLEEVEETLMRQAMEQANQNVSGAARILGLTRPALAYRLKKTGILDES; the protein is encoded by the coding sequence ATGGCTGTAAGCTACAAGCCACAGCTGAGTTATTCAGACTTCAGGGATCTCAAGGACCAGATCCAGTTTCAATCCACGGAGGGCAAAATCTGGTTTGGCGAACAGCGAATGCTGTTAATGAATCTCAGTTCATTGGCAGCATTCCGTCGCGAGATCGTTAATAGCATGGGCATTGAGAGAGCCAAGGGATTCTTCCTGAGGCTTGGCTATCTCTCTGGGCTCAAGGATGCTGAGCTGGCCCGCAAGCTGAGGCCTCATTGCAGTGAGCTGGATATTTTTTTGGCCGGTCCGCAACTTCACTCACTGAAGGGTATGGTAAAAGTCATTCCCCTGGAGATTGATCTGGACCAGGAATCCGGAGATTTTTACGGACGCTTAGAATGGATCGACTCCTGGGAAGTGGAAATCTGCAAGACCGAGCTGGGTCTTATGAAAGAACCGGCCTGCTGGGTACTGCTGGGGTATGCCTGCGCCTATACCTCATCGTTCATGGGCCGGGAAATCATCTTCCGGGAAGTCAGCTGCCGGGGCTGTGGCGATGAGAAATGCATGATCGAGGGTAAACCTGCTGAGCAATGGAAGGACGGGAAAGAGTTCTCCCGCTACTTCAAAGCGGATCCGATCATCGAAGAGCTTTACGATCTTCAGGCACAATTAAACTCCTTGCGAAGCTCCTTTCAGCGGCAAGAAGGCCAGTATTACGGCATTGGCCAGTCCGCATCCTATAACAAGGTGTGCCGGATGATTGACAAGGCCGCACAGGGAAAGGTGTCGGTACTTCTCCTGGGCGAGACAGGCGTCGGCAAGGAAGTAATAGCCCGCAGCGTCCATTTGCGAAGCGCAAGGGCTGATGGGCCCTTCATCGCCGTGAATTGCGCGGCCATTCCGCCGGATCTGATTGAGGCGGAACTTTTCGGCGTTGAAAAAGGCGCCTACACGGGTGCGAACCAGTCGAGAGAAGGGCGTTTCGAACGCGCCAACGGTGGAACCATCTTTCTGGACGAGGTTGTGGAGCTCACTCCCCGAGCCCAGGCCACCCTGCTCAGAGTATTACAGGAAAGTGAACTTGAAAGAGTGGGCGACAATCGCACCCGAAAGGTCAACGTTCGAGTGATCGCCGCCACCAACGAGAGCCTTGAACAGGCAGTCGAGGACGGCCGCTTCAGAGCCGACCTGTTTTATCGCCTGAACGTTTTCCCGGTGAGAATCCCACCTTTGCGGGAACGACTTGAAGATTTGCCTTTGCTGGTCGGCCACTTCCTGGAAAAATTCCACGCCCAGTATGAAAAACGCACTCTGGGGTTATCGGACAAAGCCCTGGCGCTGTGCATGAACTATCAGTGGCCGGGCAATATACGGGAGCTTGAGAATGTCATCGAGCGCGGTGTCATCCTAACTGACAACAACGAATCCATCAGTCAGGATGCCCTGTTCGTCTCGCCTCCTCCATCGGAGCCAATGCCCATAGAACGAATCGATGCAGACGGTAATGTCTGCGTCGGCCAGGCTGCCGGCAAGGAGGAAAGCTGGTCTGATCATATCATCAACAGCGGAATCAGCCTGGAGGAAGTGGAAGAAACGCTGATGCGGCAGGCCATGGAACAGGCGAATCAGAATGTCTCAGGGGCTGCTCGAATTCTGGGGCTGACCCGTCCCGCTCTCGCCTATCGCCTTAAAAAAACTGGCATTCTCGATGAAAGCTGA
- a CDS encoding MmoB/DmpM family protein, producing MSQLVFIAFQDNDNARYMVEAIQEDNPEAEVQHQPAMIRIQAEKRLVINRETMEEKLGRDWDVQEMLIDVISIGGNVDEDDDHFILEWK from the coding sequence ATGAGCCAGCTCGTATTCATCGCATTCCAGGACAACGACAACGCCCGCTACATGGTGGAAGCCATTCAGGAAGACAACCCTGAAGCGGAGGTTCAGCACCAGCCGGCAATGATCCGGATCCAGGCCGAAAAGCGCCTGGTGATCAACCGGGAGACCATGGAAGAAAAGCTGGGCCGCGACTGGGATGTCCAGGAAATGCTTATCGATGTCATCAGTATTGGCGGCAACGTCGACGAAGACGATGACCACTTCATCCTTGAGTGGAAATAA
- a CDS encoding phenol hydroxylase subunit P4, translating into MSVNALYDYKFEPKDKVENFNGMQLLYVYWPNHLLFCAPFALLVQPDMTFGDLVETVIKPAAAAHPDAAKADFLNAEWLLNDEPFTPRADASLKDNGIDHKSMLTVTTPGLNGIADVGY; encoded by the coding sequence ATGAGTGTTAACGCGTTATACGACTACAAGTTCGAACCGAAAGACAAGGTTGAGAACTTCAATGGCATGCAACTGCTGTATGTCTACTGGCCCAATCACTTGCTGTTCTGCGCGCCGTTTGCGTTGCTGGTGCAGCCGGATATGACGTTCGGCGATCTCGTCGAGACCGTTATCAAACCGGCAGCTGCCGCCCATCCGGATGCCGCCAAAGCCGACTTCCTGAATGCCGAGTGGCTGCTGAACGATGAACCGTTCACGCCGCGGGCTGACGCCAGCCTGAAAGACAACGGCATTGATCACAAAAGCATGCTCACGGTCACCACGCCGGGGCTGAACGGCATTGCCGACGTCGGTTACTGA
- a CDS encoding aromatic/alkene/methane monooxygenase hydroxylase/oxygenase subunit alpha, which translates to MAVKNKKLNLKDKYQYLTRDMAWEPSYQKKEDIFPDEQFEGIKITDWSQWEDPFRLTMDAYWKYQAEKEKKLYAIFDAFAQNNGHQNISDARYVNALKLFLTGVSPLEHAAFQGYAKVGRQFSGAGARVACQMQAIDELRHSQTQQHAMSHYNKHFNGLHDAAYMHDRVWFLSVPKSFFDDARSAGPFEFLTAISFSFEYVLTNLLFVPFMSGAAYNGDMATVTFGFSAQSDEARHMTLGLEVIKFILEQHEDNVPIVQRWIDKWFWRGFRLLSLVSMMMDYMLPNKVMSWAEAWEVYYEQNGGALFKDLERYGIRPPKYQDVANDAKHHLSHQLWTTFYQYSQATNFHTWIPEKEEMDWMSEKYPETFDKYYRPRYEYLAKEAAAGRRFYNNTLPQLCQVCQVPTLFTEMGAPTKLSHRQLVHEGERYHFCSEACCDIFKDEPEKYVQAWLPVHQIYQGNCEGADVETVVQKYYHINIGEDNFEYVGSPDHKHWLSIKGQKPADQSKDAA; encoded by the coding sequence ATGGCTGTTAAAAACAAAAAGTTGAACCTGAAAGACAAGTACCAGTACCTGACTCGGGACATGGCCTGGGAGCCCAGCTACCAGAAGAAAGAGGACATCTTCCCGGACGAGCAGTTCGAGGGTATCAAGATCACTGACTGGTCCCAGTGGGAAGACCCGTTCCGTCTGACCATGGATGCCTATTGGAAGTACCAGGCGGAAAAAGAGAAGAAGCTGTACGCAATTTTTGATGCCTTTGCCCAGAACAACGGCCATCAGAACATTTCCGATGCCCGCTATGTCAACGCCCTGAAACTGTTCCTGACCGGCGTATCACCGCTTGAACATGCGGCGTTCCAGGGTTATGCCAAAGTAGGCAGACAGTTCAGTGGTGCCGGTGCACGCGTGGCCTGCCAGATGCAGGCCATTGACGAGCTGCGTCATTCCCAGACCCAGCAGCACGCCATGAGCCACTACAACAAGCACTTCAATGGCCTGCACGATGCTGCCTACATGCACGACCGGGTTTGGTTCCTGTCGGTGCCCAAGTCGTTCTTTGACGATGCTCGCTCGGCCGGCCCGTTCGAGTTCCTGACCGCTATCTCGTTCTCCTTCGAGTATGTGCTGACCAACCTTCTGTTCGTGCCCTTTATGTCCGGCGCCGCCTACAACGGCGACATGGCCACGGTGACCTTTGGTTTCTCGGCTCAGTCTGATGAGGCGCGGCACATGACCCTGGGCCTTGAGGTGATCAAGTTCATCCTGGAGCAGCACGAGGACAACGTGCCCATCGTTCAGCGCTGGATCGACAAGTGGTTCTGGCGCGGGTTCCGCCTGCTCAGCCTGGTCAGCATGATGATGGACTACATGCTGCCGAACAAGGTTATGAGCTGGGCCGAGGCCTGGGAAGTCTATTACGAGCAGAATGGCGGTGCCCTGTTCAAGGATCTGGAACGCTATGGTATCCGTCCGCCCAAATACCAGGACGTGGCCAACGATGCCAAGCATCACCTGAGCCACCAGCTATGGACCACCTTCTACCAGTACAGCCAGGCCACCAACTTCCACACCTGGATTCCGGAAAAGGAAGAAATGGACTGGATGTCCGAGAAGTACCCGGAGACTTTCGACAAGTACTACCGTCCCCGCTACGAGTACCTGGCGAAAGAAGCCGCCGCTGGCCGGCGCTTCTACAACAACACCCTGCCGCAGCTATGCCAGGTGTGTCAGGTACCCACCCTGTTTACCGAGATGGGTGCGCCCACCAAGCTGAGCCATCGTCAGCTGGTGCATGAAGGCGAGCGCTACCACTTCTGCTCCGAAGCCTGCTGCGACATTTTCAAGGATGAACCGGAGAAGTACGTCCAGGCCTGGTTGCCGGTGCACCAGATCTACCAGGGCAACTGTGAGGGTGCCGACGTCGAGACAGTGGTGCAGAAGTACTACCACATCAATATCGGCGAGGACAATTTCGAGTACGTAGGGTCCCCAGACCACAAGCATTGGCTTTCCATCAAGGGCCAGAAACCGGCTGACCAGAGTAAAGACGCAGCCTGA
- a CDS encoding WD40/YVTN/BNR-like repeat-containing protein gives MPYPMEYPRGKVPVTLALASASALLTGCEAPLNLEAVRQQSQQAIQRTDFFQSVARNDQIVAIAGNNGALLVSENGGSDWQRVPVQTTESFLSLDACPDGSFIALTFNNQLWHGNPAGTQWTAHELPSQEQMMTADCAPDGTWWAGGSFTTLQSSSDQGTTWQETSLNEDAILTNLQFLDPETALATGEYGLVLKTLDGGETWDYAGYLPDEFYPHAAYFESADEGWVGGLNGFIYHTTDGGETWDRQPTDTSMPVFGFVKAGNALFALGDNATVLALSGGSWTGLETPNQPLYLRDGVVLADNQLLVAGGRGLLLQLDIPVASVASNNRGN, from the coding sequence ATGCCATACCCCATGGAATATCCTCGCGGCAAAGTTCCAGTCACGCTCGCTCTTGCGAGTGCGTCCGCGCTGCTAACCGGTTGCGAGGCGCCGCTGAATCTTGAAGCGGTACGACAACAGTCCCAGCAAGCCATTCAGCGAACCGATTTTTTCCAGTCCGTCGCCCGGAACGATCAAATTGTTGCCATCGCCGGCAACAACGGCGCGTTGCTTGTGAGCGAGAACGGAGGTTCGGACTGGCAACGGGTCCCGGTGCAAACCACCGAGAGTTTTCTTTCCCTTGATGCCTGCCCGGACGGCAGTTTCATCGCCCTGACCTTCAACAATCAGCTCTGGCACGGGAACCCTGCCGGCACCCAGTGGACTGCCCATGAGCTTCCGAGCCAGGAGCAGATGATGACCGCCGATTGCGCGCCCGACGGCACCTGGTGGGCGGGCGGCAGTTTCACCACGCTGCAGAGCTCATCGGATCAGGGTACGACCTGGCAGGAAACTTCCCTGAATGAGGACGCCATTCTGACCAACCTCCAGTTCCTCGATCCGGAAACGGCACTTGCGACCGGAGAATATGGCCTGGTTTTGAAAACCCTGGATGGTGGCGAGACCTGGGATTACGCCGGCTATCTACCGGACGAATTCTATCCCCATGCAGCTTACTTCGAATCAGCAGACGAAGGCTGGGTTGGTGGCCTGAACGGTTTTATCTACCACACCACCGACGGCGGAGAAACCTGGGACCGCCAGCCTACCGACACCAGCATGCCGGTGTTTGGCTTCGTCAAGGCCGGCAATGCCCTGTTTGCCCTGGGTGATAACGCCACGGTTCTGGCGTTGTCCGGAGGCAGCTGGACAGGTCTTGAAACACCCAACCAGCCCCTTTACCTGCGCGACGGCGTGGTTCTCGCAGACAACCAGCTCCTGGTGGCCGGAGGCCGCGGTCTGCTCCTTCAACTCGACATTCCCGTGGCCTCAGTGGCCAGCAACAACCGAGGTAACTGA
- a CDS encoding aromatic/alkene monooxygenase hydroxylase subunit beta, whose amino-acid sequence MTIEIKTNSVEPIRQTYGHIARRFGDKPATRYQEASYDLEAKTNFHYRPQWDPNYELNDERRTAIRMEDWYAVTDPRQFYYGAYVGNRAKMQEAAETSYGFCDKRNLLTRLPEETRTMLLRLLVPLRHLELGANMNNSKIAGEATATTVSQMHIYQAMDRLGIGQYLSRIALMIDGTTGAGLDESKGYWMDDALWQPMRKLVEDTLVVQDWFELTLIQNVLMDGLLFPLVYEKMDQWWEEQGAEDVSMLTEFMRDWYKDSQRWTNAMVKVVAGESEANLQQLQTWADQWEPEIYNALKPLAEASVGVEALDEVRAQLATRLKKFGLNTQGVSA is encoded by the coding sequence ATGACTATCGAAATAAAGACCAACTCGGTGGAGCCCATCCGTCAGACCTACGGCCACATCGCGCGCCGTTTCGGAGACAAACCCGCCACCCGCTACCAGGAAGCAAGTTACGACCTGGAGGCGAAAACCAATTTCCACTACCGCCCCCAGTGGGATCCGAATTACGAGCTCAACGACGAGCGGCGTACCGCGATTCGCATGGAAGACTGGTATGCGGTGACTGATCCGCGCCAGTTCTACTACGGGGCATACGTCGGCAATCGCGCCAAGATGCAGGAGGCCGCCGAGACCAGCTATGGCTTCTGCGACAAGCGTAACCTGCTGACCCGTCTGCCGGAAGAAACCCGCACCATGCTGCTGCGTCTGTTGGTTCCCCTGCGTCACCTGGAGCTGGGCGCCAACATGAACAACAGCAAAATCGCAGGTGAGGCCACCGCAACCACGGTATCCCAGATGCATATCTACCAGGCCATGGACCGTCTCGGTATCGGCCAGTATCTCTCGCGAATTGCCCTGATGATTGACGGGACCACCGGTGCCGGGCTCGACGAGTCCAAGGGTTACTGGATGGACGATGCGCTCTGGCAACCCATGCGCAAGCTGGTGGAAGACACCCTGGTTGTCCAGGACTGGTTCGAGCTGACCCTCATTCAGAACGTGCTGATGGACGGCCTGCTGTTCCCGCTGGTTTACGAAAAGATGGACCAGTGGTGGGAAGAGCAGGGTGCCGAAGACGTTTCCATGCTCACCGAGTTCATGCGCGACTGGTACAAGGATTCCCAACGCTGGACCAACGCCATGGTCAAGGTGGTTGCCGGCGAAAGCGAAGCCAACCTCCAGCAGCTCCAGACCTGGGCCGACCAGTGGGAGCCGGAAATCTACAACGCCCTGAAGCCGCTGGCGGAAGCATCCGTTGGCGTGGAAGCCCTCGATGAGGTCAGGGCGCAACTCGCCACCCGTCTCAAGAAGTTCGGGCTCAACACCCAGGGAGTATCGGCATGA
- a CDS encoding NADH:ubiquinone reductase (Na(+)-transporting) subunit F, which translates to MSHTVTIEPIGEQIEVEDGQTILQAALRQGVWLPFACGHGTCATCKVQVLEGDVEIGDASPFALMDIERDEGKVLACCATVESDVTIEADIDVDPDFEGYPVEDYTATVTDIVDLSPTIKGVHLKLDRPMTFQAGQYINIELPDVDGPRAFSLANPPSKSDEVELHVRLVPGGAATTYIHEQLKVGEELNLSGPYGQFFVRSSQPGDLIFIAGGSGLSSPQSMILDLLEQNDERKITLFQGARNQAELYNRELFEALARDNEHFTYVPALSDADDDADWQGFRGYVHEAAKEHYDGRFAGNKAYMCGPPPMIDSAITALMQGRLFERDIFMEKFLTAADGAEDNQRSALFKKI; encoded by the coding sequence ATGAGTCATACCGTGACTATCGAGCCTATCGGCGAGCAGATTGAAGTGGAGGACGGCCAGACCATCCTCCAGGCCGCGCTCCGCCAGGGTGTCTGGCTGCCCTTCGCCTGCGGTCATGGCACCTGCGCAACGTGCAAGGTCCAGGTGTTGGAAGGCGACGTGGAGATTGGCGACGCCTCGCCCTTTGCCCTGATGGACATTGAGCGGGACGAGGGCAAGGTGCTTGCCTGCTGTGCCACCGTTGAAAGTGACGTGACCATCGAAGCAGATATCGATGTCGATCCGGATTTCGAGGGATACCCGGTGGAGGACTACACCGCTACCGTGACAGACATCGTCGACCTGTCGCCCACCATCAAGGGTGTTCATCTGAAGCTGGACCGCCCCATGACGTTCCAGGCCGGCCAGTACATCAATATCGAATTGCCGGATGTGGACGGCCCCCGGGCTTTCTCACTGGCCAACCCGCCCAGCAAGTCCGACGAAGTGGAACTGCACGTTCGCCTGGTGCCTGGCGGTGCTGCCACCACCTACATCCATGAACAGCTCAAGGTCGGCGAAGAGCTGAACCTGTCCGGCCCCTACGGGCAATTTTTTGTCCGCAGCTCCCAGCCGGGCGATCTGATCTTCATTGCCGGCGGCTCCGGCCTTTCCAGCCCGCAGTCCATGATTCTGGACCTGCTGGAGCAGAACGACGAGCGCAAGATCACCCTGTTCCAGGGTGCCCGGAACCAGGCCGAGCTCTACAACCGCGAGTTGTTCGAGGCACTGGCCAGGGATAACGAACATTTCACCTACGTGCCCGCATTGAGTGACGCCGACGACGATGCTGATTGGCAGGGCTTCCGCGGCTACGTCCATGAAGCGGCCAAAGAGCACTACGACGGGCGGTTTGCCGGCAATAAGGCCTACATGTGTGGACCGCCTCCGATGATCGATTCCGCGATTACAGCATTGATGCAGGGACGGTTGTTCGAGCGGGACATCTTTATGGAGAAGTTCCTGACGGCTGCAGATGGTGCGGAAGACAACCAGCGTTCAGCGCTGTTCAAGAAGATCTGA
- a CDS encoding phenol hydroxylase subunit has product MTSETRAKSFDEMTRYIRVRSEPGDKFVEFDFAIGHPELFVELVLPREAFQIFCKHNNVVHMDSDMIRQIDEDMVKWRFGERGQR; this is encoded by the coding sequence ATGACCAGCGAGACACGAGCCAAATCCTTTGACGAGATGACCCGCTATATCCGGGTTCGCAGCGAGCCGGGCGACAAATTCGTGGAATTCGACTTTGCCATCGGTCACCCGGAGCTGTTCGTCGAACTGGTTCTACCCAGGGAGGCGTTCCAAATCTTCTGCAAGCACAACAACGTGGTCCACATGGACTCCGACATGATCCGCCAAATCGACGAAGACATGGTCAAGTGGCGGTTCGGGGAGCGCGGCCAGCGTTAA